The Asterias amurensis chromosome 20, ASM3211899v1 region CTACTAAACAATGGGAAGATGACAAATCGCATACATAATTAGTCATTATATCTGATGCGAGTAAACAGCAAGAGTATAACAGCTTGCCCACTACTGCAAACAGGAGAGACGCacaagcctgtatgctttgtttttgaaaagggcaaggacaccactTCATTTTCTtctcggtaaagggcaccctatgaggaaattgtacatttcaagggcaccaagggcatggaggcaatagacccttcccatgaaatatgtaaatttcacgtagcgcgtgcgcactaacgttttggttggcaaaatgagggaacattgcgctgttttgtacacggctaatgggtgcgtgacgcagacgcgattgcgcgtttgctcagtgcacaactctatggcatttgccaacaaacagggtctgtacgcatgcatgaatgtgattagcatatttcatgggaagggtccattgcctTTGTTGCGTCcgttaagtatcaggcctggacaGGACGCAATAATCAAGTCATTACagtgtaagcttgggcgatatcgatttattttattcacgatatatcgctgaCAAattatcgcgatattcgatataattaaatttgacatcatcagtcttcaaactccaagtaaaagttgtagaagagacagtcatagcataagagaggtgttctaatgacctattcttctggttttactccaagcccatggggtgcaagatgtctaagCTTGCAAATACATCgcaatatttaatcgatatcgcgataaaCCAAATCCATTcgatatcaaaatcgtttccaaattaatatcacgatatttgataatatcgtgatatcgcccaagcttattacagtggatactattttaaaaaatgggagGTAGTAAATGGTGGCTCTTTTGCAAAAGTTGAACTTGATACATGTAGGACGATTCCTTGTTTGGTCTCGAATGActttgccattttgttttaaccttttgaGGGCATATGTGAACCAAATCCATGTGAtgcaaaaaaggaaacaaactttCCTTTCATTggtgttaatattattattttgatgctTCTCCCCAATGATGTACGGGAAACCAACAATACAAACAGGCagcttttaaagaaaaataatttaaaactgtTATTGTGATGCACAAAATTCCTATCCTATGCCTCAACCCATACAACATGTAAATAaccaaataaaattaattaatttgtttcattAAAACCTGCACACAACACTTGGCTTTTATTAAGTACACGTTTGTCAAGTCAAAAACGAAAACGAAATAGGCCCTATCACAATAAAATTTCTGACCAACATTTTCAAATCATCCTCCTGTGAGGTTTCCTGATTTTGTAGGATGTGGTACTGCTagcccccccaccccccaatgGGACCATGCTAACCAATTGTTCAAAATCAAAggaatatataaaaaatatcaaaaacatttaaactAAAGATGCCAAACTGCATTTATGTGCGATTGCgagttagcataaaacttgaACATACACACGGCGCACATGTAACGCTATGGCGACCGGACGTATGCTACGGTTAGTTAGTGaaatttcattaaaattaaACTAACATGACTACATAACCATTAATAATTCAATAAACAGTAACAATTAACATTCATGTACACTAAGATAAGTTTTCTAGTGTGGTGCGAGGTGCTATTTTATCTAAACTACATACAATGCATACGTCACGCTTGGTGTAGTTCACCTAGTCATGCTATAATATAATAAGAATATGTATAATATAATTAAttcaataaataattgttaattaaataaacatttaaaaacagaatgTTTCTTTCAAAATTGAGGCCAAACTTTAGGACAGCGAGCAATGACAATAATGGTAACTTCAATTCATGCAGTAGACTGTAGTCATAAATGGTGCAGCATCTGACAGTTTTTTTACAGTGACACTGACAAAAATCACAATAATCAACAATGAGTTTGTCAACAATCACCAGAGTACAGACCGAGTATGTAGAAAACAACGATCAGAGTACTGACAGAAGAATCTTTGGCAGACACACAGGATAGCGTAGGCGAGGAAAAAATGGTGGAAAATACCGTGGAAAAAATGGTTTGTATGTACTCACGATTTGTGTAGTTCTACCAAATACCCGAGGAGGAGAGGTAAAGTCTGTGAAGATTGTTAAAGCCGTAATCTGTCAGATTATAACCGGAATGTGGGCTCGTGAGGCACTCAGTTACATGTGGATACGAATACGATGGCTTGCGGCGATAAAAACCTGCCTGGCAGAGAGGGGTTGTGGAGCAATTCTACTATGCTGTGCACAACAAGTCTATGCGCAAACTGTGTGTGTTAAATGCATTGAACGAACGGGAGCACACAAAATGATAAATAACTCTTCACTGGTATCCGGCGGGCAGACTCCTCTATCAACATGTTGATGGTATTACTCTCTTGGTGCACCGGTGGGAAACCAGTCAATTAACTTGtgacgtttcgaacagcatTGTGGGAAGATGGCGGCCGCCATGGAACCTGAAATGTTGACGTCTGCACTGTTTATATTGAACTTATTTTCTATAGTGCCGTGTGTTGTGATGAAAATACCGCAAGTATGGACACTATACACCTTGAAGACTGCACGGGGAATCAGTTTTACGAGTATTTTTCTGGAACTATTAAGGTAATTGTTGTTTGCGTTGTTTTTTTGCATTCATCACCATACAATctgtcaaaataattgtccaATAGAGGGCGCAATTTTTAAAACCCAGTTGTAAATAAACGCcccttgttttttgttttaaaacttttttagGTCAAGAAAAGTGAATTTTGAACGTTAAATGTCGTTTTCTGCAAGAAAGAAACTAGTGAATAGCTATAGCTAAATAAGACTCAGAGTAAGACTCAATAATAAACTTGAGGCaaatacttttttgtttgtgaaacttgataaaaattgcataaaacaaattttgttgattTGGTCTACtgacatttttttctcttctatCTTTTCTAGCCATACAGTATTTATGATGTATATGTTTGTGCTTGCCAAACCGCTAATGCAGTATGCTGAGTATATATTTCTTGTAACACAGGGTATGTTTctggtactcctagaactatttcggtttcatcCGTCTATCGTCtcccggacgaaaccgaaatagttctaggagtacgtTTCTGGTATATTTATGTGCAATAACACACCTTTTTTACTAAGTTGCTAAGAACATTAATGCTTAATAACACTTGAAAACTTAACACTTAattaaaacttgaaaaaaaaacctggcaaTTGAGGGAAAATTTAAAATTACTGGAACATGGTTTTGACTGTGATTTTCAATGGAAATAAGGATGTTCCCTTTTTTATCATCGGCAAAGAATCTGTTTCTTACTGTTTGCCTATTTTGTAATAAGGGCCTATGTATTTGCTTGATTAGTTTACCTAATAAATCATATCAAATCAACAATTTCAAGGGGCATCAAGACAGTGTTCAGGGGCATGTGGGCACTGCCGTGGTTTCCACTAAAAACTAACCCGTTAATTGGCAAATCAAAATATAATGTGTTTatcatgtttttctttgttttttttacagaatgGGTGGTGATTTTACTGATTCTAAACTACTCCGATCAACTAGACATAAGAGTCATAGCACTCTCCTCGCTGTATCCTTTGAAGACAAAAATCCACAAATTCCTTTAGATTTTTAGAAAATTACAGCCACCctcagttttcaagaaacattatattggaaaaaatgataaataattaattaaacacCTTAATGTTGAAATAATATAGATACTTCTTATCAACGACAATCATTGGAGGTGACCTGACCCCAAGATGGTTCCCAACATTCCTCCTGGTGAGTCTTCAGAAAACCTAAAGCTAAATTTTTTTGGGGGTCACATAAGCGGGTCAAATACCAGTAGCACATGTCAACAAGTttttcagtctcctgacgatgactagagcaagctagtcaaaatgttgagaccaacccaagaactgactccgcggtagtacagttaattacaacCCTATAAaaagcttaagtagtagtcctagcctatttctttaccatccgcccaggtaatagttaataagcagggcagttcttttcagaactgagaagtctcccgaacaccctaACAATctgctccgcggtagtagaattaagcaagacagttctctaagaacaaactctacctggcaagtagatacacacatgtagttaccgcaaaccaaatatgtatttttcattttgacTATCAGGCAAGCTACTTCTCAGCTGATCATTTTATAGCTACACAACACATGAGTTACCAGTAGTACATAAGTAACAATCATTTCCTTTCAAACAGCATGTCTTCATTCTGTGAAGACCTGTGACTATCTACATAACTAATCTTTActcatttgtatttatttgattcTTATTACCACATTTCTGATCTGCTTCTTCTAGGCATTGTCTACACCTATTTCTGTGTGCAGCGCCATGTTTCAGATTGTGGCTATTTACCAAAGTAAGGACTCCGGATCGGTCAGCTTCTTGTCATGGTTTATTGCTTGGGCAACTGGATTTGGTAAGTTGGCGACTGTCTCAACCTTAAGAGCAAAGTTGCACCTCATTTATATGTATGCACCATTTACGTATAGCCTAAATATcttgaagacaagcagagtaaaCAGTGAttaagaagacgatcagagcatactgatcgaaagaCGAGTTGAAACAaaaggttctttttagaaccaaaccaattcattagagatagtcattacatggtgttaccgcacacctttctatattgtacttccaccatgcacagtttcaaatcctacttaaacagagattattcttcctgcttggacataTTCACTCTGGTTTTGCGATATTCTAAAAACACGTCCACctgttgaaatgaaatgttcgtaagttagttttattagatctacatttgtataggattaaaacaatcaaacagtttctGAAATCAAAGGTATCCTTTGCCTTTAGTTTGTAAAATGTTTCTGCTCCTTCTTGTTTTACATGTTGTTCTACAATCAGCTCGCATCCTCACATCCTTCTTGACTGGTGAATTTGTGGGTAAGTGTCATTTTTAAAATCAGGTACTTAAACATAATGACTTGGAGATGGGTGGGAAAAGTAATATAATTACTAGAAATTTTAAAACCGAATGAGAAAATTTTGAATGTGGTTTACGAAattaaagagaaaacaaataataatcacAGCGAACTTTAATTGGGGCTCGGTCCATTAACGTAACAGCTACCAGCCTGGGCTCTGCTAACCTGCTTACCAccgaaattctgcgcttacaattaCCATTCTCagcttactgtgcaagtgccaaatttctgtgtTAGCTGTGTAAACGAAGATTGCCTAGTGAAGTGAAGTATACACGCCaagaagcaaaaattccctgcttatcCCGTATACATGCCaagaagcaaaaattccctgctaattcCGTGAAATATTATGCTTGATGGTGTAAGCGCAgtattccctgcttctgtacgccccgattctttgcttactgctTACGGAAAGCAGAGCCTTAaaactgggcccaggtcatGTCCACACAGTGAAGAACAGCTCCTCACACTTTTATTGCCTAATTATTGCCTCCTGTGCTAATGTATTGTATATTCTtgtatggatttttttttcttcttcagtttTGGCAAGCTATGTCCCTACCAACATTCTTCGTGTGATTGGTTGTGCAACTATTCTTTACTACCGACCATCGCCAAAGAAATTCAGATAAAATATCAGTCACATCCTAGGCACTCTGAGGATTAGAGTTGGATTTAGAATTGAGGGAGCAATGCATTACTGTTCTATTAACtggtatttctataataattatttgcactGAACAAGCATTTTGTGAagttattgatttgttttaaacaacaatCTTTTGTTTGCTAAGTCTTTTACATTATCTTGCCAGAAATCTATTATTGTAATTTTGTGAGAAAGTACATTGCTTTCATCACATCTTAATGTTTTAATTTATGTGAGAAATCGTGCAATATTTCAGCTGATCATCCAAACCCATTTCGTCTGGTTACTCATTTTTAGTGCAATTGGAAATCAACAGAAAAACtgtatttaaacattttgtgttttaggCCGTTTCCTCACTTTattgttttttagaaagaaaaaacccccaCACAAAACAGTTGTTTATTAATAAGGTCATACTTTGCTATTGGCAcaatgaagaaataaaaacttttaaaagttttgttttatataatggcatcatattttaattgaaaaaacTTAGATTTCGGATTACAAATGGAAAAATTTGTGATTTATTCATCAAATCTTCTTGTTGTGGTTGTATTATTTCGCAGAATACTTATTTCTCATTTTACATAAACTGTACCAGTTTGAATACTTGTGTGTGTATAGAGTCTAGGAATTATAAAGAAGtggtatttttaatattttttttaatgcaagttgccagacacacgaGACCTGAagacttcaaggtgtgggctaaaattcttttgtccagaggccgttgccatcTACTCCTAGGGATGAAACGGGGTTCCCCCTTttaacagtccatacggatgtaggcttgcgTATCATCAGTCGGaagcctggttggtagagcagaaagcactacctccccaattgaGTATTGAGTAGTtttgattaaaattaaatttactcCAGACTTTTTATATTGTTAATGATATTTTAATTCATCTCAAATATCAAATAATCACATTCCAAGTCCAAATGATGGGAACGTCGACAGACAAACCATAAAGCAATATATTTTTGAGTACAAGAGCTAACACAATTATAAGGTTTTTACAGACTTCTTAGAGGCTTTTTAATACCCATATTGCTGATTTTATGAGAATAAATAGAATCAATTGGACAATAAGACAAATGTGCCTTTTAAAACAGATGGTGCTTGCCAATATTAGTTTTAAAATTCAGACAGTAAATTACCCAAGGTGCCTCACTTCAAGAACCTTATTTCGATTCAGAATCAGCAATTTATTTGATTAAAGCAGGCAACTTTTAAATTTGCTTTAACTCaataaaattgtgtaaaaattTTAAGTGTTGTgattatgtttttcatttaaaataaatatcaaaatttTGAACAGAATCTCAATGGGCCTTTTCAAAATCTCTTCATTTCTGGCTTACACTCTGCTTATCAGCACTTCTTCCACAGAGTTTCTAAACAGTACTCAATTTTATAATAAAGCTTAAAGGACAAagaacttgctaagcacaaaaaagtattgCTTTAGAGAAataggttaccggccaaaattacattaagtttataTTGTTGTGCTGTGTGCCCCACTCAAATGTTgcctagcaaagaaatttgtctgcttaaaggaacacgttgccttggatcggacgagttggtcaaaacaaaagcgtttgtaaccgtttttttaatataatgcagtggttggaaagatgtttttaaagtagaatacaatgatccacacaagtttgcctcgaaattgcgtggttttccttctactgtgcgaactaacacagtcgggccatttatgggagtcaaaattttgacccccataaatggccgacgtgttagtcgacgaggtaaaaggaaaaccacgcaatttcgaggcatgtttgtgtggatcattgtattctacttttacaacatctttctacccatatgcatttgataaaaaacggttacaaacgcttttcaaagaccaactcgaccgatccaaggcaacgtgttcctttaaaggacaaacaacttgctaagcacagaaaagtattgctttagAGAAATAGCTTACcggccaaaattacattaagtttataATTGTTGTGCTGTGTGCCCCACTCAAATGTTgcctagcaaagaaatttgtctgcttaacagctttatgaaattggcgcCAGGTGGATGGAGCTACAaacagcaggcctggaattacaccaAGCCCACAGTGGCCACGGTCTCCATTGCCCCTCGTCTTGGCCTTGGGGCCCCTTCAAGTggaagtaagcttgggcgatatcgatttattttattcacgatatatcgccgacaatatatcgcgatattcgatataatcgcgattaatgaaatttgacatcatcagtcttaaaactccaagtgaaagttgtagaagagacagtcctagtacaagagaggtgttctaatgacctattcttctgtttttactccaaacctatggggtatcagctagcaaatacatcgcgatatttaatcgatatatcgatatatcgcgattatcgtgattatcgcgatatatcgcgatatatcgatatttcgattaaaaccaaatccatccgatatcaaaatcgtgtccaaattaatatcgcgatattcgatatcgtgatatcgcccaagcttaagcggaagtgccctttgcaaaatgaaaatggccttgccctctcaaagatgaaattccaggcttgaaACACAAGCTGGAAGCGAGCCAATACTTTCAGGGCGGGCGTTAAAATCGTCCCAAAGGTTTTTTAAAGCTTTCCGCTAACATCAACTAATGACCCACTGGAACCATCTCTTCTCAAAAAGCTCAGAGGACAAACTGCTCTCGTCTAGCGTAGCATCCTCCTCTTTATCGTCTCCAGATGCATCTCCATCCAGCTTCTTATAACCCTTTCGGAAGATTTGTCTTGCATGGTTGTGTAGAACTTCAAGAAGGGTGTGGTTGATGTTCAGAACGGCCAAGCGCTCGTCTACCTGCAGAATATTAAGGAGGAtagatccattaagctccgcatGTGAACAAGCACCTATTCAGCTCCACCTACTTAATGAATTGAACGATCACTGTGAACATGCACCAATTAAGCTCCACCCCCTTAAAGTCTTGACCAATCTCTGTAAACAAGCACCAATTTAGCTCCGCCCCCTAAATGCAATGAGCAGTCACAACTTTGAACATGTATCAGTTTAGCTCCCGTCCTAAAAGCCTTGACCAATCAGTGAACATGCACCAAATAAGCTGTGCCCCCCTTCATGCATCACAACTGCAAACTTTCCGAAAAACAATCTCTGCGATAGCCTAGGGCTTTCAACATAAATCCATATCCAAAATTCTAAGTTTTTTAATGATGATGAAGgcttaaaataaacacaaccaTGCTTAGTGTAGATCATGTACATGACAACCAACAGGTTTATATTTATATGAAGCCTTACTACTAGCTCCTCACCTGTTTCTGAAGTTGACTATTCTTGACTATTGCAAAAGAATTGACCGAGTGCTCAACTGATTTTAACAGCAACCTGCAAAGAGAATCATAAACAATCAAATAACAACTTCAAATGAGCAGActgaagcccttttcacactgtactTCTTACCCTGTGAAACACCCCAGTACttctgttaaagggaaggtacatgtttggtaattgtcaaagaccagccttctcacttggtgtatcccaacggcagcataaaataacaaacctgtgaaaatttgagctaaattggtcatcaaagttgcaagaaaatgctgagagaaaaaacacccttgttggacgaatttgtgtgctttcagataggaataaaagacttctagctagaagtcttttattattttagtgagaaattacctctttctcaaaatatatgctacttcaaagggagctgtttctcacaatgttttatactatcaacagctctccaatgctcgttaccaagtcagtttttaagttaatgtttgatttgagtaattaccaatcgtgtaccttccctttaacgccATGGTTAACTCTACGCATTTTCACACTGTCGAGTTTCCACAGGGTTCTGGTTTcacgtttcaagaatacccagGGTTTTTCGCTTACCACTACTCCAAAGCAGGGGAGGCTATTGCCAGGGTCTGCCGTTTGCCGGGGGCAGACTGGGGGTAAAGGGATCATCGTGTGAAAAGGCAGGCCGTAGTTCTCCAGGGGCAACCCCGGGGAATAGAGTgaggtagtgtgaaaagggctaaagGGTCATACAGATTAAAGAAGATTTCGAATGCATGCATTATAAATACCTTTATACAAATTGACAATAACAAGCAGCACTTAAATACACACCTAGCTCGAAGTAGACAACTCGCAGCACACAAAAGAGGTTGAAAGTCACTGCACGTTAAATTCCGCACCATGGCTTCACTACTCAGTTTTGCATCATCAGGGTCCATAGCAAGTCTGTCGAATACATTTAATAAGTCACCGATGCTGGACGGGCTCTCATGCACCCCTGAATGTTCTGCACAGTGGTCTCCGTTTGATGTTTCCACAATAGTGCCGAGGTTAGGAGCGCCATCCCCTGTTAAATCTTTCATCCCACTCTGTTCTTGTTCTCCTTTTTTAAACACTTCACCTTCATCGCTTTGTGGATTATTTTGTAAACTCTCGGCGGTACTGTTTCCGGAGTGTGCatcagaatcttttaaagtcgaCTTTCTTGTCTGAGCACTGTTTCCTGAAGCGCCTTCCTGAAGAGGACCGAGTGTCGGTTTACAGCCACTGAGACCATCCGTAGCTTCACCGTTGATTAATCCACTCCGAGCATGCCTATTGTGGTCCTCATGACTGGACTgactatagagggcgctgtatGCACTTGCTAACTTCAACCAGAACTGGACATTGGAACGCTGCCACTGGATGCACAAATGTAGACTTTTTATagaatctggaaaaaaaaagaagattgtttttttttctggctggTAACACAATTCTAGGCTAAGCCAAGGTTTGTGCTAAGCTTTTTTCTTAACAGATTTAGGAAATAGGATACTTATAAGATGCGGTGAGATACTTATGAGATGATTTGTGGTGTCAGTTGCTACATAGCATCATAAATGCATCATTGCAAACATTACACTTTTCATTACGGGGTGTTGTGGCTGGGTGAAAGTGTGCAGCTGCAACTCCATTGAATAGGGACACAGTGTGATGGAGTGACAGCGGAATAAAAGAAGTGCTGAGCCACCCCAGGGCTGTATTCCCTGTGGgtaagagatacagtgtgaacaGGGCTTAAAAAGTAAACTGACACTCAGTGATCTCACTCACCCGAATGGTTTCCTGCCGCAGCATGAACTGAAGCTAGCAGACTGTGTGCCATCATCCGATGTTCCAGGGTTAAAGACTCCCCAAACTATTCAAATCATAAAGAAACACATTTCcatattttaaataatgataatagttTTAATAACAATAGTGGCTTGTTATATAGCTCCCATCAGTAAAACCCTCACGAGTTTCGACAATCAATACTTTCCTCCGGCAAGTGCAAGGTTAGTCTTGTCCTGAAAACCTAACCGCGATAAATCGCTATCACCCCAATAACCACtcaccactagagggcgctctcATTCACACCATGAACCGCTCTCACAAGAGATAGAGgttcatagaccttatcgcaaataccaatgagCAAgcacagactgttgaatgaggtgcattgtgggatatatttatggatcaaatttggataccagcaagaccacaatgcacgtaattccaagctttacagGCGCGCCCCGGTCTGTGGTCTATGGTGATAGCGGTTACGTGAATGATAGTGCCCTCTAGTTGCAAGTTGTTTGTGGGGCGGTGAGAGCAGTTTGGAGAACGGTTAGTTTTTCGTGATTACACAACTGGAGCGTCGTGAAACCAAGACTAGTGCAAGGTATATGGATCTAAGTGTTTTAaagtatgagaccaattcctttacatagcatcatgtaatggtttacaaggttctgcggcgcaatatgcagccaattaaACTAGCAACAccaaggcgaaccccttcttgtAATCCTGTTTAACTTACCAGCATATCTGCAAAGTGCAATGCCTGCTCATGATCTTGTATATACATACAGCTCCTTGAAGCGCCCTCTATCAGTATGCGTCGGAGTAAGACGTAACGAGAGGCAACCATTTGTATGGCCCTCTTATACGCTGCGAGTGCTCCATTGAATTGCTTCTTACTGTACAAACGATCAGCTTTGTAGGAGATGAGCTGAGCTTCTTCGGAAGAGTTACTGCTTTTGTCAACAACGTCTTCCATGAACCACTTAAAAGGAAAACATGGATAGATCAGATGATTGATgatcagaaaagaaaaaaaaaaaataaatatttagagCTATTTCAAATGTATCCTTTATTTTTATTGAGCAATTTCATCATCTTTCTTTCATGTATGATGTAGGCCTAAAACATTGCTATTTCCCCAACGCAACGATCTTGAGAAAATCCTTATTTTCTTCGAAACATTTTGCCCTAGATCTTTGCACCAGGACAAGAGGCACCAAACACACACAGAATAATTTTGGAGCAAAAGCAAGGACTCttggaaagaagaaaaatatgtgTCGAAATGGACACAAATaagcaacatgttatttataTTACTTGGCCTTATGTATATAATTAATAATTCACCATCCTTCATGACCAATGACTGCAGCATGTGCATGCAGTTTGATGAACTATTTTCGCTGTATAAACAGTGGTGTGCACTTAAATTAATTGACATCTGCCATTTTTATTATGATTTTACTGTCTAGCCAGCCATCATACCTCCCAGGCCTGACGAAAATCTGAAATGAATTGCGCAAAACCCGCAAAGTTGATTGATGAGACATCATAATCAAATCCAAAAGCCTAGCAGACTAGCACTCAATCTTAAAATTGTGCTGTGCAATCTAAAGATTGAGTCACATCGATGTAGGGTGGGATCTGGATCTGGAACTTAAATTAAACCACCCAAATGACCCATGCTCTTCTTTCTTACCTCCGATTCACATTGTTTTGCAATCCATCCACTTTTCTCTTTGAAGGTTGTATCTTTTTCTTCAGAAAATAAGTCATCATCACTTCCTATTCCAAGCTCCATACCGCTAAAGCAGCACACACGTTGTCACAACTGTATGTTTATGAGCACCAAACTCAACTCGCACACTAGCATACGCCAACTTTTGAACCCCCAAAAACGATACACTAGATTCGGCGGTCAATCACCGTATACGACCGTCACTTCAGGTGAAGTTTTTAGTTCTTATTTTTAATGATGGGGTATATTTTTGATTTGATaatgaggggaaaaaaacataaagttTATTCATAAAGAAAATGGACGCATACTCCAAGTCCTTTTAAAATTACGCTTCCAATAGAATAAAGCTGCAGTAGTGTTAAGGAAAATCCTTACTTTATCCAATATGTAAAATTGAATAAAGTAACATTCACCACACCATATGAACTAAATCATCCCTTCAAAAAAGTTTGGTACAGTCCAAAACTGCGCCAAAAATCTCGAACAGCAGTAACGTCTGGCACCACTCGCTTTCAATCAATTATACGATATAAAATCCCGTTTTTGTGGTAATGGAACCAGACTGTCTGCCGTTCGCGCAAATTAACGTAAATTGATTCTCCAGCAAGTAATTATTCGTGCATATTTATTTCGACT contains the following coding sequences:
- the LOC139952268 gene encoding solute carrier family 66 member 3-like gives rise to the protein MAAAMEPEMLTSALFILNLFSIVPCVVMKIPQVWTLYTLKTARGISFTSIFLELLSHTVFMMYMFVLAKPLMQYAEYIFLVTQEWVVILLILNYSDQLDIRVIALSSLYFLSTTIIGGDLTPRWFPTFLLALSTPISVCSAMFQIVAIYQSKDSGSVSFLSWFIAWATGFARILTSFLTGEFVVLASYVPTNILRVIGCATILYYRPSPKKFR
- the LOC139952329 gene encoding uncharacterized protein encodes the protein MELGIGSDDDLFSEEKDTTFKEKSGWIAKQCESEWFMEDVVDKSSNSSEEAQLISYKADRLYSKKQFNGALAAYKRAIQMVASRYVLLRRILIEGASRSCMYIQDHEQALHFADMLFGESLTLEHRMMAHSLLASVHAAAGNHSDSIKSLHLCIQWQRSNVQFWLKLASAYSALYSQSSHEDHNRHARSGLINGEATDGLSGCKPTLGPLQEGASGNSAQTRKSTLKDSDAHSGNSTAESLQNNPQSDEGEVFKKGEQEQSGMKDLTGDGAPNLGTIVETSNGDHCAEHSGVHESPSSIGDLLNVFDRLAMDPDDAKLSSEAMVRNLTCSDFQPLLCAASCLLRARLLLKSVEHSVNSFAIVKNSQLQKQVDERLAVLNINHTLLEVLHNHARQIFRKGYKKLDGDASGDDKEEDATLDESSLSSELFEKRWFQWVIS